A window of the Vibrio ostreae genome harbors these coding sequences:
- a CDS encoding 6-phospho-beta-glucosidase, translating into MSQQGFPKDFLWGGAVAAHQVEGGWNQNGKGVSVVDVLTRGAHEVPRVITDSVEAGQFYPNHEAVDFYGHYKQDVALFAEMGFKCFRTSIAWTRIFPNGDEAAPNEAGLQFYDDLFDELLKYGIEPVITLSHFEMPNHLVKQYGSWMNRQVMDFFVKFSQTVMERYKHKVKYWITFNEINNQRNWKLPIWGYCNSGMIYAEHENPEQALYQVLHHQFLASAKVVKLGHEINPDFQIGSMIHMMPLYPATCRPQDVLLAQDMMREKYLFSDVQVRGYYPSYLLKEWQRKGINVEMQPGDDEILRAGCADYLAISYYMTNIVSAQKDEEGSSSSLFEGSQLNPYLPASDWSWQIDPDGLRFALSELYERYQKPIFIVENGLGAVDQVEADGSVNDDYRIDYLGAHINAVKQAISYDGVEVMGYTPWGCIDCVSFTTGEYKKRYGFIYVDRHDDGSGSLARSKKKSFFWYQNVISTNGEEL; encoded by the coding sequence ATGTCTCAGCAGGGTTTTCCTAAAGATTTCTTATGGGGCGGCGCGGTAGCGGCGCATCAGGTCGAGGGCGGCTGGAACCAGAATGGTAAGGGCGTCAGCGTGGTAGATGTTCTGACCCGCGGCGCGCATGAAGTGCCACGTGTGATTACCGATAGCGTAGAAGCCGGTCAGTTCTACCCTAACCACGAAGCGGTCGATTTCTACGGCCACTACAAACAAGATGTAGCCTTGTTTGCTGAAATGGGTTTCAAATGTTTTCGTACCTCGATTGCCTGGACGCGTATTTTCCCGAATGGTGACGAAGCGGCACCGAACGAAGCCGGTCTGCAGTTTTATGATGACCTGTTCGATGAACTGCTAAAATATGGCATTGAACCGGTCATCACGCTGTCTCACTTTGAGATGCCAAACCATCTGGTGAAGCAATATGGCAGCTGGATGAACCGTCAGGTGATGGATTTCTTTGTCAAGTTCAGCCAGACCGTGATGGAGCGTTATAAACACAAGGTGAAATACTGGATCACCTTTAACGAGATCAACAACCAGCGTAACTGGAAACTGCCAATCTGGGGGTACTGTAACTCAGGCATGATCTACGCCGAGCACGAAAATCCAGAACAAGCCCTGTATCAGGTACTGCACCACCAGTTCCTGGCCAGCGCCAAAGTGGTCAAACTTGGCCACGAGATCAATCCCGACTTCCAAATCGGTAGCATGATCCACATGATGCCACTTTACCCGGCAACCTGTCGTCCGCAAGATGTTCTGCTGGCACAGGACATGATGCGTGAAAAATACCTGTTCAGTGATGTTCAGGTGCGCGGCTACTACCCAAGCTACCTGCTGAAAGAATGGCAACGCAAAGGTATCAATGTCGAGATGCAGCCTGGTGATGATGAGATTCTGCGTGCCGGTTGTGCCGATTACCTGGCTATCAGCTACTACATGACCAACATCGTATCCGCGCAAAAGGATGAAGAAGGCTCAAGCAGTTCTCTGTTCGAAGGCAGCCAGCTTAACCCTTATCTGCCGGCATCGGACTGGAGCTGGCAGATTGACCCGGACGGTCTGCGCTTTGCATTGTCCGAGCTGTATGAACGCTACCAAAAACCGATTTTTATTGTCGAAAACGGTCTGGGAGCGGTCGATCAGGTTGAAGCCGACGGCTCAGTCAATGACGATTATCGTATCGACTACCTTGGCGCGCACATTAACGCGGTGAAACAGGCCATCAGTTATGACGGTGTTGAAGTGATGGGCTACACCCCTTGGGGCTGCATCGACTGTGTTTCCTTCACTACCGGTGAATATAAAAAACGCTATGGATTCATCTACGTAGACCGTCACGATGACGGCAGCGGCAGCCTGGCCCGTTCGAAGAAGAAGAGTTTCTTCTGGTACCAGAATGTGATTAGCACCAATGGCGAAGAGCTGTAA
- a CDS encoding response regulator transcription factor, which produces MPNNIIVLVVDDSPESLGMLNATLNQAGLTVLVALNGLQALSIVERIQPDVILLDAIMPEMNGFDTCQKLKERLPATPIIFMTGLDDSAHVLRGFESGGVDYITKPVVPDEVLARIRVHSHNARLAQSAQVALDYAGQYIFCVNQRGELEWATPQAQQLISELKGEVATVWAKLQPRIATWLADEQRPAHLTLDEFSPPLDAQYAGDYNNLHRLIRLSEPKQKGNEQDLQHALQLTRRESEVAYWLSFGKTNWEIAQILSMSPRTVNKHLEQVYKKLSVDNRTAAASICIRVLEGHAS; this is translated from the coding sequence ATGCCGAATAACATAATTGTCCTGGTGGTCGATGACTCACCGGAATCACTGGGTATGCTCAACGCGACCCTCAATCAGGCCGGGCTGACGGTATTGGTGGCGTTAAACGGACTGCAAGCCCTGTCGATCGTGGAGCGCATTCAGCCGGATGTGATTCTGCTTGATGCCATCATGCCGGAGATGAACGGCTTTGATACCTGTCAGAAGCTGAAAGAACGTCTGCCGGCCACGCCGATCATTTTTATGACCGGACTGGATGACTCAGCCCACGTGCTGCGCGGATTTGAATCCGGTGGCGTCGATTACATTACCAAACCCGTGGTACCGGATGAAGTGTTGGCCCGCATTCGCGTTCACAGCCACAACGCCCGTCTGGCCCAGTCAGCGCAAGTTGCGCTCGACTACGCCGGTCAGTATATATTCTGCGTCAATCAAAGAGGTGAACTCGAATGGGCCACCCCGCAGGCCCAGCAGCTGATCAGCGAGCTCAAAGGGGAGGTGGCCACAGTATGGGCCAAACTTCAGCCGCGCATTGCAACCTGGCTGGCCGATGAGCAGCGCCCTGCCCACCTGACATTGGATGAGTTCAGCCCGCCGCTTGATGCGCAGTATGCGGGTGACTATAACAACTTGCACCGGTTAATCCGCCTCTCTGAGCCCAAGCAAAAAGGCAATGAACAGGATCTGCAACATGCGTTGCAACTGACCAGACGCGAGTCTGAAGTCGCCTACTGGCTCTCCTTTGGCAAGACCAACTGGGAGATAGCGCAAATTCTTTCCATGAGCCCGCGCACCGTCAACAAACACCTCGAACAAGTGTACAAAAAACTCAGTGTGGATAATCGCACCGCCGCTGCCAGTATCTGCATCCGTGTCCTTGAAGGCCACGCCTCCTGA
- a CDS encoding ATP-binding protein, with amino-acid sequence MHKVLRARRQYNKLVANEMLEDFALRFTAKRARKWSAGWIANTALGIVSFLVLEALGGAITLNYGVVNSLWAIGAVALLVIVTGIPICYYAARYGVDIDLLSRGAGFGYIGSTIASLIYASFTFIFFALEAAIMSMALELLFGIPLYIGYIVSAVIVIPLVILGITHIGRFQMWSQPLWLLMQVVPLFYVFTHPDADIERWLSFAGVDGNGGGFDWLLFGAASAVLLSVVAQIGEQVDFLRFLPPQEQCGKGKWWLAMLLGGPGWMLFGAAKLVLGSFLAWLALSAGTPADLAGDPAHMYQTVFSYVTDNPKLALLTAGIFVVISQLKINVANAYAGSLAWSNFFSRLTHSHPGRVVWMVFNVMFALLLMELGVYQMLEKTLQIYSVLVLAWIGSIVADLVINKPLGLSPKIIEFKRAKLYDINPVGVGSMLIASLVGIGAHLDLCNDVIKAFASYIAFGLPFLTVPLIALLTRSRYYLAPTPATLRPISVGEHRCVVCEYSFEHEDIAFCPAYQGPICSLCCSLDVRCHDACRPQATFSAQISGALAKVLPRAWLNDQASSLGQFLLVVFIMTSVIGAILLLAYTQVPLLEQTQMNTIANGLIKAFVLLLIPLGVISWLLVLARKGSHSAISELQDHADLLLREIRAHENTSRELEKARRVAEHANQAKSRYLAGLSHELRTPLNVVLGYAQLLSNDQDLDHKKRGYAEILKRNGKHLADLLEGLLEISKIEAGRLELHRDAFSLRMMLSQIKEIFDLQASRKGLKFEFIMSQYLPEFIVADKQRLRQILINLLNNAIKYTASGTVTFKVMYRNQVARFIVEDTGIGISAADQALIFKPFERIHTPHTMDISGTGLGLTISNALAELMGGEITCQSDVDKGSTFTLRLMLSSVANPDLEPEIYDQRICGYHGRTRTILVVDDIDDQRQLIANLLTPLGFNVLQANGAQAALTLAKSESVDLFMLDIFMPNVDGWQLAGHLRHSGYKQPILMLSANIRELERHQKNHHHNDYLTKPVSMAQLLGKLSQWLDIDWQIDSQTAQSPDVSAPDSMRLPSVKTMKKLKNYAEIGFMSAFGEKLEEIKQQQSAGESFISRMEEQMQQCNFAKISQQLEEWINEYHHAE; translated from the coding sequence ATGCATAAAGTCCTCAGGGCAAGGCGTCAATACAACAAACTGGTTGCCAACGAGATGTTGGAAGATTTCGCACTGCGTTTTACCGCCAAACGAGCGCGGAAATGGTCCGCTGGCTGGATTGCCAATACGGCACTTGGAATTGTTTCGTTTCTGGTACTGGAAGCGCTTGGCGGCGCTATCACACTCAACTATGGCGTGGTCAATTCGCTTTGGGCTATTGGCGCTGTCGCTTTACTGGTCATCGTAACCGGAATCCCCATTTGTTATTATGCAGCGAGATACGGTGTCGATATCGACCTGCTCAGTCGCGGCGCTGGTTTCGGCTATATCGGTTCGACCATAGCGTCACTGATTTATGCCTCATTCACCTTTATTTTCTTTGCGCTGGAAGCGGCCATCATGTCAATGGCGCTGGAACTGCTGTTCGGCATTCCGCTCTACATCGGCTATATCGTCAGTGCTGTCATCGTCATTCCTCTGGTGATCCTGGGCATCACTCACATTGGCCGCTTCCAGATGTGGTCGCAGCCATTATGGTTGCTGATGCAGGTGGTGCCGCTGTTTTATGTCTTCACCCACCCAGACGCCGATATCGAACGCTGGCTCTCTTTTGCCGGAGTCGATGGTAATGGCGGTGGATTCGACTGGCTGCTGTTTGGCGCCGCATCGGCCGTACTGCTGTCGGTGGTGGCCCAGATTGGTGAACAGGTCGATTTTCTGCGCTTTTTGCCCCCGCAGGAGCAGTGCGGCAAAGGCAAATGGTGGCTGGCAATGCTGCTCGGCGGCCCGGGCTGGATGCTGTTCGGAGCCGCTAAGTTGGTGCTGGGGAGTTTTCTCGCCTGGCTGGCGCTGTCAGCGGGTACACCGGCTGATTTAGCCGGCGATCCGGCCCACATGTATCAGACTGTTTTTTCCTATGTGACCGACAACCCCAAGCTGGCGCTGCTGACCGCGGGCATTTTCGTGGTCATCTCCCAGCTGAAAATCAATGTCGCCAATGCTTATGCCGGCTCTCTGGCCTGGTCGAATTTTTTCTCGCGTCTGACCCACAGTCATCCGGGCCGGGTGGTATGGATGGTGTTTAACGTCATGTTTGCCCTGCTGCTGATGGAGCTCGGGGTGTATCAGATGCTGGAAAAAACCCTGCAAATCTATTCGGTATTAGTGCTGGCCTGGATTGGCAGTATCGTCGCCGATCTGGTGATCAACAAGCCGCTGGGACTGAGCCCGAAAATCATCGAGTTCAAACGCGCCAAACTGTACGACATCAACCCGGTCGGTGTCGGTTCAATGTTGATCGCGTCTCTGGTCGGCATCGGTGCCCATCTTGATCTGTGCAATGACGTCATCAAGGCGTTCGCTTCTTACATCGCCTTTGGTCTGCCGTTTCTGACCGTGCCCCTAATCGCCCTGCTGACCCGCAGCCGCTATTATCTCGCTCCGACGCCTGCCACGCTGCGGCCGATTTCTGTTGGTGAACACCGCTGTGTGGTGTGCGAGTACTCATTTGAACATGAAGACATCGCCTTTTGCCCCGCCTATCAGGGCCCCATCTGCTCACTGTGCTGTTCACTCGATGTCCGCTGTCACGATGCCTGCCGGCCGCAAGCGACGTTCTCGGCGCAAATTTCCGGCGCTCTGGCCAAAGTGCTCCCGCGCGCCTGGCTCAACGACCAAGCCTCATCACTGGGGCAGTTTCTGCTGGTGGTGTTCATTATGACCAGTGTCATCGGTGCCATCCTGTTACTGGCCTACACCCAGGTGCCGCTGCTGGAACAAACCCAGATGAACACTATCGCCAACGGGCTGATTAAAGCGTTTGTCCTGCTGCTGATCCCACTGGGCGTGATCAGTTGGCTGCTGGTGCTGGCGCGTAAAGGCAGCCACAGCGCGATTTCAGAGCTGCAGGATCACGCCGATTTGCTGCTGCGTGAAATCCGCGCCCACGAAAACACGTCACGTGAATTGGAGAAAGCCCGCCGGGTGGCCGAGCACGCTAACCAGGCCAAAAGTCGTTATCTGGCTGGTCTGAGCCACGAACTGCGTACCCCACTCAATGTGGTACTGGGCTACGCCCAACTGCTAAGCAATGATCAGGATCTCGACCATAAAAAACGCGGCTATGCCGAAATCCTGAAACGTAACGGTAAACATCTGGCCGATTTACTCGAAGGTCTGCTGGAAATATCCAAAATCGAAGCAGGCCGGCTCGAGCTGCACCGTGACGCGTTCAGCCTGCGTATGATGCTGAGCCAGATCAAAGAGATCTTCGATTTGCAGGCGTCACGTAAAGGACTCAAGTTTGAATTCATTATGTCGCAATACCTGCCGGAGTTTATCGTCGCCGACAAGCAGCGCCTGCGCCAAATCCTGATTAATCTGCTCAACAATGCGATTAAATACACCGCCAGCGGCACGGTCACGTTTAAGGTGATGTATCGCAATCAGGTGGCGCGTTTTATTGTCGAAGACACCGGCATCGGCATTTCAGCCGCCGATCAGGCGCTGATTTTTAAGCCCTTTGAACGCATTCACACCCCGCATACCATGGATATCAGCGGCACGGGGCTTGGCCTGACCATTTCCAATGCACTGGCCGAACTGATGGGCGGTGAGATTACCTGCCAGAGTGACGTCGACAAAGGCAGTACATTTACCCTGCGCCTGATGCTGTCGAGTGTTGCGAACCCTGATCTGGAGCCGGAAATTTACGATCAGCGTATCTGTGGTTATCATGGCCGCACCCGCACGATTCTGGTGGTGGATGACATTGATGACCAGCGCCAGTTAATCGCGAATCTGTTAACACCGCTTGGATTTAACGTCCTGCAGGCCAACGGCGCGCAGGCGGCACTGACGCTGGCAAAAAGCGAATCGGTCGATTTATTTATGCTCGACATCTTTATGCCCAACGTTGATGGCTGGCAACTGGCCGGTCATCTGCGCCACAGTGGTTACAAACAGCCTATCCTGATGCTGTCAGCCAACATTCGTGAACTGGAGCGACACCAGAAAAACCATCATCATAATGACTATCTGACCAAGCCGGTGTCGATGGCGCAACTGCTGGGTAAACTGAGCCAGTGGCTGGATATCGACTGGCAGATCGACTCCCAAACGGCACAGTCACCAGACGTATCCGCTCCCGACAGCATGCGTTTACCATCCGTGAAAACGATGAAAAAACTGAAAAACTATGCCGAAATCGGCTTTATGAGTGCATTTGGTGAAAAGCTGGAAGAGATAAAACAGCAACAGAGCGCCGGGGAAAGTTTTATCAGTCGAATGGAAGAACAGATGCAGCAATGCAATTTCGCCAAAATCAGTCAGCAACTGGAAGAGTGGATCAATGAGTACCATCATGCCGAATAA